A stretch of Littorina saxatilis isolate snail1 unplaced genomic scaffold, US_GU_Lsax_2.0 scaffold_371, whole genome shotgun sequence DNA encodes these proteins:
- the LOC138955400 gene encoding girdin-like has translation MEARLAVLETRQASQENVNSELKTKYNALKTRVHDVERKNSDLTTKYNALESNNRDLTTKYNALDSKNSDLTTKYNALDSKNSDLTTKYNALDSKNSDLTTKYNALDSKNSDLTTKYNALKTEKDVLENLLLNQTVSFHARLDTEKHDLPAGSTLILPTVVNNHGNAYDGSTGKFSAPYTATYCFLATTEDPKRDRYSVLSLVVDGTEVDYVLTDVALFSQSASVHAVVHLTAGQKVWLNVPETNNYNYFGPRATAFSGFLVDHSQ, from the exons ATGGAGGCTCGTCTGGCAGTTCTGGAGACCCGTCAGGCATCCCAAGAGAATGTGAACAGCGAACTGAAGACCAAATACAACGCCCTGAAAACACGGGTTCACGACGTGGAGAGGAAGAACAGCGACCTAACGACCAAGTACAACGCCCTGGAGAGCAACAACAGAGACCTGACGACCAAATACAACGCCCTGGATAGTAAGAACAGCGACCTGACGACCAAGTACAACGCCCTGGATAGTAAGAACAGCGACCTGACGACCAAGTACAACGCCCTGGATAGTAAGAACAGCGACCTGACGACCAAGTACAACGCCCTGGATAGTAAGAACAGCGACCTGACGACCAAGTACAACGCCCTGAAAACTGAAAAGGACGTTTTGGAAAACC TACTGCTGAACCAAACGGTCAGCTTCCACGCCAGACTGGACACAGAAAAACACGATCTCCCCGCGGGGTCCACCCTCATCCTGCCCACAGTGGTCAATAACCATGGCAACGCCTACGATGGCAGCACCGGGAAGTTCTCCGCGCCGTACACAGCCACCTACTGCTTCCTGGCCACCACAGAGGACCCCAAAAGGGATCGCTATTCAGTGTTGTCTCTGGTGGTGGACGGTACAGAGGTGGATTATGTTCTAACAGATGTAGCATTATTCTCACAGTCGGCGTCTGTCCATGCTGTCGTTCACCTGACTGCAGGACAGAAGGTATGGCTGAACGTGCCGGAAAcgaataattataattatttcGGGCCCCGTGCAACCGCCTTCAGTGGTTTTCTGGTTGACCATTCGCAGTAA